A window of the Hippoglossus stenolepis isolate QCI-W04-F060 chromosome 8, HSTE1.2, whole genome shotgun sequence genome harbors these coding sequences:
- the si:dkey-238d18.4 gene encoding TBC1 domain family member 15, with protein MDSLSDGSPRQEAVEQERSPSSDSRQPDVRSRRRVAAVSSPALSAARLTLPGIMDAEGRVDESRLRMHIFKNGGVSPSERGLVWRFLFGMYPCSSTALERSLLQEQLVVRYRVMKRKWQQFLPSSVRMHLNGTDAELVAAVGYFDQRQLEAQQQTQDQTEEIRDRLAFLELQAQILFERVTFDQVELREATRIIDKDAPRTNRDLSYYQGEGSGNLLVLRDILITYAAFHPEVSYAQGMNDLCSRFLEVLDSEVDTFWSFSCYMEKFSKDFRADGLHRKIELEAALLKELDPQLYTHLVTDSMESFTFCHRWLLLGFQREFEHSDALRLFEILSCDHLELISQQVDRARYQERLAQKHSTEESPESELQAVNTDFTFELFICAAILLENRESLLQCRDEVQLIQFTTSLQGTLDLNSTLKKAEQHFFNYCKRCAWDYMNGHCREHKSKEEDFLYQIRSLFVLR; from the exons ATGGACAGCCTGAGCGACGGGAGTCCGCGGCAGGAAGCggtggagcaggagaggagccCATCATCGGACAGTCGCCAGCCAGATGTCCGCTCCCGCAGGAGGGTAGCGGCGGTGAGCTCTCCTGCTCTGTCCGCCGCACGACTCACCTTGCCGGGGATCATGGACGCCGAGGGCAGGGTGGACGAGTCCAGACTGAGGATGCATATATTCAAAAACG GTGGTGTGTCCCCCTCCGAGCGGGGCCTTGTGTGGCGTTTCCTGTTCGGGATGTACCCGTGCAGCTCCACGGCTTTAGAGcgctctctgctgcaggagcagtTGGTCGTTCGATACCGagtcatgaaaagaaaatggcagCAGTTCCTCCCTTCGTCTGTGCGGATGCATCTCAACGGCACCGACG CTGAGCTGGTCGCAGCTGTCGGGTACTTTGACCAGAGGCAGTTGGAGGCCCAGCAACAGACCCAGGACCAGACAGAGGAGATCAGGGACAGACTGGCTTTCCTGGAGCTTCAGGCACAG ATATTATTCGAGCGGGTCACGTTTGACCAAGTGGAGCTCAGGGAAGCCACACGAATCATTGACAAGGACGCACCGAGAACTAACAGAGACCTGAGCTATTACCA GGGTGAAGGTTCAGGTAATCTGTTGGTGTTGAGAGATATCCTCATCACTTACGCTGCGTTTCATCCAg AGGTCAGTTATGCCCAGGGAATGAATGACCTGTGCAGCCGGTTCCTGGAGGTTCTTGACTCGGAGGTTGACACgttctggagtttctcctgctaCATGGAGAAATTCTCGAAGGACTTCAGAGCTGATGGTCTGCACCGAAAAATAG AATTGGAGGCAGCCCTCCTGAAGGAACTGGACCCACAGCTTTACACTCACTTAGTCACAGACAGCATGGAGAGCTTCACCTTCTGCCACAG GTGGCTGCTGCTGGGTTTCCAGAGGGAGTTTGAACACAGCGACGCGCTGCGCTTGTTCGAGATCCTGAGCTGTGACCACCTGGAGCTCATCTCCCAGCAAGTAGACCGAGCCAGGTATCAGGAGCGGctggcacagaaacacagcacaG AGGAGAGTccagagtcagagctgcaggccGTCAATACTGACTTCACCTTTGAGCTCTTCATCTGTGCAGCCATCCTGCTAGAGAACCGGGAGTCTCTGCTGCAGTGTCGAGACGAAGTGCAGCTCATCCAGTTCACTACCAG TCTTCAGGGAACACTGGACCTGAATAGCACGCTGAAGAAAGCCGAGCAGCATTTCTTCAACTACTGCAAACGCTGTGCTTGGGATTACATGAATGGACACTGCAGGGAACACAAAAGCAAAGAAGAGGACTTTCTTTATCAAATCCGCAGTTTATTTGTGTTGAGGTGA
- the LOC118113299 gene encoding uncharacterized protein LOC118113299 isoform X1 produces MISLKSRAFSQRTEPLVPLTMKLPALIDLSLILILTSYSKGQDWTINVTQHYNATKNSTVTILCTFTYPNEYHTDAVQVYWKKPGKSSFNTGDKDTNQFVFHTNEKLVEKKYRGRTKLIGEKDNGNCSLRIQNVMDNEQSLYMRIIANGQNYSFKREPVSISVSGVATVVLSQGTNPPLFTAATPRMHGNNLPMYAAIIVPLSFLLLVVVVGAAVCSHKKCKSFTPFYRSQSLTREESGYYANFSRASDDPAQREASCNIQQNKTFSEPNIIDEPIYVNTEVLTGQMDEDDIHNVYGNVDYS; encoded by the exons ATGATTTCATTAAAATCAAGAGCATTTTCACAACGCACGGAGCCTCTGGTCCCTCTCACA ATGAAGCTGCCGGCTCTGATTGATCTGAGTCTCATATTGATCCTGACCTCCTATTCAAAAG GTCAAGACTGGACTATTAATGTCACTCAACACTATAATGCAACAAAGAACTCAACTGTGACCATACTGTGCACATTTACTTATCCGAACGAATACCACACCGATGCTGTTCAGGTTTACTGGAAAAAACCTGGGAAAAGCAGCTTCAATACCGGAGACAAGGACACCaaccagtttgtctttcacacgaATGAAAAGTTAGTGGAGAAGAAATACAGAGGAAGGACCAAGCTCATTGGAGAAAAAGATAACGGAAACTGCTCCCTCAGGATTCAGAATGTCATGGATAATGAACAGAGTCTCTATATGAGAATTATCGCAAATGGTCAAAACTACAGCTTCAAAAGGGAACCTGTGTCCATTTCAGTGTCTG GTGTTGCAACTGTTGTTCTCAGCCAAG GTACGAACCCCCCATTATTCACCGCCGCAACCCCACGCA TGCATGGGAACAACTTACCCATGTATGCAGCCATCATTgttccactttcttttcttctcctcgtTGTCGTCGTCGGTGCTGCAGTTTGCAGTCACAAAAAGTGCAAAAG CTTTACTCCTTTTTACAGGTCACAATCTTTAACCAGGGAGGAATCTGGATACTATGCAAATTTTAGCAGAGCATCAGATGACCCAGCCCAAAG agAAGCATCCTGCAatattcaacaaaacaaaacattttctgaaccGAATATTATTGATGAGCCCATCTACGTCAACACCGAG GTCCTTACAGGTCAGATGGATGAGGATGACATACACAATGTTTACGGAAATGTAGATTACTCATAA
- the LOC118113299 gene encoding uncharacterized protein LOC118113299 isoform X2: protein MISLKSRAFSQRTEPLVPLTMKLPALIDLSLILILTSYSKGQDWTINVTQHYNATKNSTVTILCTFTYPNEYHTDAVQVYWKKPGKSSFNTGDKDTNQFVFHTNEKLVEKKYRGRTKLIGEKDNGNCSLRIQNVMDNEQSLYMRIIANGQNYSFKREPVSISVSGVATVVLSQGTNPPLFTAATPRMHGNNLPMYAAIIVPLSFLLLVVVVGAAVCSHKKCKRSQSLTREESGYYANFSRASDDPAQREASCNIQQNKTFSEPNIIDEPIYVNTEVLTGQMDEDDIHNVYGNVDYS from the exons ATGATTTCATTAAAATCAAGAGCATTTTCACAACGCACGGAGCCTCTGGTCCCTCTCACA ATGAAGCTGCCGGCTCTGATTGATCTGAGTCTCATATTGATCCTGACCTCCTATTCAAAAG GTCAAGACTGGACTATTAATGTCACTCAACACTATAATGCAACAAAGAACTCAACTGTGACCATACTGTGCACATTTACTTATCCGAACGAATACCACACCGATGCTGTTCAGGTTTACTGGAAAAAACCTGGGAAAAGCAGCTTCAATACCGGAGACAAGGACACCaaccagtttgtctttcacacgaATGAAAAGTTAGTGGAGAAGAAATACAGAGGAAGGACCAAGCTCATTGGAGAAAAAGATAACGGAAACTGCTCCCTCAGGATTCAGAATGTCATGGATAATGAACAGAGTCTCTATATGAGAATTATCGCAAATGGTCAAAACTACAGCTTCAAAAGGGAACCTGTGTCCATTTCAGTGTCTG GTGTTGCAACTGTTGTTCTCAGCCAAG GTACGAACCCCCCATTATTCACCGCCGCAACCCCACGCA TGCATGGGAACAACTTACCCATGTATGCAGCCATCATTgttccactttcttttcttctcctcgtTGTCGTCGTCGGTGCTGCAGTTTGCAGTCACAAAAAGTGCAAAAG GTCACAATCTTTAACCAGGGAGGAATCTGGATACTATGCAAATTTTAGCAGAGCATCAGATGACCCAGCCCAAAG agAAGCATCCTGCAatattcaacaaaacaaaacattttctgaaccGAATATTATTGATGAGCCCATCTACGTCAACACCGAG GTCCTTACAGGTCAGATGGATGAGGATGACATACACAATGTTTACGGAAATGTAGATTACTCATAA
- the LOC118113299 gene encoding sialic acid-binding Ig-like lectin 5 isoform X3: MISLKSRAFSQRTEPLVPLTMKLPALIDLSLILILTSYSKGQDWTINVTQHYNATKNSTVTILCTFTYPNEYHTDAVQVYWKKPGKSSFNTGDKDTNQFVFHTNEKLVEKKYRGRTKLIGEKDNGNCSLRIQNVMDNEQSLYMRIIANGQNYSFKREPVSISVSGVATVVLSQGTNPPLFTAATPRICSHKKCKSFTPFYRSQSLTREESGYYANFSRASDDPAQREASCNIQQNKTFSEPNIIDEPIYVNTEVLTGQMDEDDIHNVYGNVDYS; encoded by the exons ATGATTTCATTAAAATCAAGAGCATTTTCACAACGCACGGAGCCTCTGGTCCCTCTCACA ATGAAGCTGCCGGCTCTGATTGATCTGAGTCTCATATTGATCCTGACCTCCTATTCAAAAG GTCAAGACTGGACTATTAATGTCACTCAACACTATAATGCAACAAAGAACTCAACTGTGACCATACTGTGCACATTTACTTATCCGAACGAATACCACACCGATGCTGTTCAGGTTTACTGGAAAAAACCTGGGAAAAGCAGCTTCAATACCGGAGACAAGGACACCaaccagtttgtctttcacacgaATGAAAAGTTAGTGGAGAAGAAATACAGAGGAAGGACCAAGCTCATTGGAGAAAAAGATAACGGAAACTGCTCCCTCAGGATTCAGAATGTCATGGATAATGAACAGAGTCTCTATATGAGAATTATCGCAAATGGTCAAAACTACAGCTTCAAAAGGGAACCTGTGTCCATTTCAGTGTCTG GTGTTGCAACTGTTGTTCTCAGCCAAG GTACGAACCCCCCATTATTCACCGCCGCAACCCCACGCA TTTGCAGTCACAAAAAGTGCAAAAG CTTTACTCCTTTTTACAGGTCACAATCTTTAACCAGGGAGGAATCTGGATACTATGCAAATTTTAGCAGAGCATCAGATGACCCAGCCCAAAG agAAGCATCCTGCAatattcaacaaaacaaaacattttctgaaccGAATATTATTGATGAGCCCATCTACGTCAACACCGAG GTCCTTACAGGTCAGATGGATGAGGATGACATACACAATGTTTACGGAAATGTAGATTACTCATAA
- the LOC118113299 gene encoding sialic acid-binding Ig-like lectin 5 isoform X4 — protein MISLKSRAFSQRTEPLVPLTMKLPALIDLSLILILTSYSKGQDWTINVTQHYNATKNSTVTILCTFTYPNEYHTDAVQVYWKKPGKSSFNTGDKDTNQFVFHTNEKLVEKKYRGRTKLIGEKDNGNCSLRIQNVMDNEQSLYMRIIANGQNYSFKREPVSISVSGVATVVLSQGTNPPLFTAATPRICSHKKCKRSQSLTREESGYYANFSRASDDPAQREASCNIQQNKTFSEPNIIDEPIYVNTEVLTGQMDEDDIHNVYGNVDYS, from the exons ATGATTTCATTAAAATCAAGAGCATTTTCACAACGCACGGAGCCTCTGGTCCCTCTCACA ATGAAGCTGCCGGCTCTGATTGATCTGAGTCTCATATTGATCCTGACCTCCTATTCAAAAG GTCAAGACTGGACTATTAATGTCACTCAACACTATAATGCAACAAAGAACTCAACTGTGACCATACTGTGCACATTTACTTATCCGAACGAATACCACACCGATGCTGTTCAGGTTTACTGGAAAAAACCTGGGAAAAGCAGCTTCAATACCGGAGACAAGGACACCaaccagtttgtctttcacacgaATGAAAAGTTAGTGGAGAAGAAATACAGAGGAAGGACCAAGCTCATTGGAGAAAAAGATAACGGAAACTGCTCCCTCAGGATTCAGAATGTCATGGATAATGAACAGAGTCTCTATATGAGAATTATCGCAAATGGTCAAAACTACAGCTTCAAAAGGGAACCTGTGTCCATTTCAGTGTCTG GTGTTGCAACTGTTGTTCTCAGCCAAG GTACGAACCCCCCATTATTCACCGCCGCAACCCCACGCA TTTGCAGTCACAAAAAGTGCAAAAG GTCACAATCTTTAACCAGGGAGGAATCTGGATACTATGCAAATTTTAGCAGAGCATCAGATGACCCAGCCCAAAG agAAGCATCCTGCAatattcaacaaaacaaaacattttctgaaccGAATATTATTGATGAGCCCATCTACGTCAACACCGAG GTCCTTACAGGTCAGATGGATGAGGATGACATACACAATGTTTACGGAAATGTAGATTACTCATAA